AAGTCTGTCCATTACCTTAAAACTCATCATATCTTCTTTGATTTCTTCTATTGCAGTTAATTGATCTGGGGTTTCATCATAGGGAAATTCTGACTCAAATAATAATTGCCACTCGTCATCTTCAGGATATTTAAATCCCTTAATACTTTCTCTTTCTGAATAAAGTGCAACAAGTTTATCCGCTATGTCCTCAATCCTTTTTTTTGCATAGGCTTTTTTCTTTTCCCATGTTTTTGAACTAATGCTGTCTAACTTTATGTTTTGGATATTATTCCCAATATATTTTTGAATAAGATGTGTTTGCTCAATTGGAATAAACAATTTTTCATTATCGGCATATTCAATCTCAATGTAGTCTTTTTCAAGGAGGCTTGTTTTAATTCTCCTTACCTGTCTAAATATTCCAATTCCATGGTTTATATGTACAACATAACTATTTTTTTCAACTTCAACAAATGAATCAATGATTTTTGTTTTTGATGATTCAAAATTTTTATTTATTTTTTGTTTTCTGTTAAATATGTCAGATTCAAGAATGATAGCTATTTTTTCTTTGTTAATTATGAGTGAACTAGATATCTTTAGAACTTCAATTTTTATCTTCGGAAGATCCTTGAATAGGTATTTTAATTTTTCCCTCTGTGAACTAGATTCTGCTGCGATTATTACTCTAAATCCGTCCTTTATCCAGTCAGTCATTTCATTTTTTGCAAGTGTGATGTTTGAAAAAAAATTAATATTAGTTTCAATTTGAAATTCTATGAATTCTTCCGTTTGAATATCTTCAGGTTTTGAAAAAAAAATATTAGTTTCTAATTTTAAATCCTTTGAGCTTATGAAAATTTCTTTTGGTGCAATTATCTGGCTTCCCGTCTCTATTGCCTGCCTGTGAAGCTTTTCATGCTCTTTGTAAATTTTTTTTATCTCTTCTTGAAAGTTTGCGAGCTCGAAATTGATAATGGGGGTGTCTTTATTGATTTCTCGGCTTAAGTGTGTATCTCCTATTAATGAATAAAAAAGTTCTTCCACTTTAGCACTACGCCTTGTCTTAATGTCTTTAAATAATTCTTTATATTCATCTTCTTTTACCCGTTGTGCTAGCTTGTTTATGTTTGAATCGTTCCATATAATCTCTTTTTTGGGTATGATTTCAAATTCATAAAGTTCATTCCCTTCTTTTAATTGGGTAAGGGGGTTGAATGTTTTTATTTCTTCTATTTTGTCAAGATTGAAGGAAATTCTTACTGGTTCTTTTTTAATAAATGAATATATATCTACTACTTCTCCCTTTATGGTAAATTCTCCGGGTAGTGTGACTCTTGTTGTTTGTTCATAACCTAACTTTATAAGTTTTTTCTCCAATTCCTTTACGTTTACTGTCTCTTCTTTCTGAATTTTATAGATGTTTTTAAGTAGATTTTCTTTATTAGGGATTTTGCCAAGAAGAGATTTTATTACAACAAGATAGATGCCAGGATTATTTGCATAAAAATTGATTAAAAATTTTACTCTTTCGCTAAAGACTTTACTTTTTGAACTGATTCCTTTGTATGCAAGAGAACTGAAGTAATTTAGTTCGTATATTTGGTCTGTGATTTGCAGTAAATCGGATTTGATCTCTTCTGAGGTGTTCTCATCTTTAACTACCAGAATAACGCTCTTGTTCTTGCTGTATTCTTTTATTTTATTTATTAAAAAGGCCTTAAAAAACCCTTCACATCCTACCAATGTAAATGGTGTTTTTCGTTCGCAGAGTTGCTTTACTTTTTCTAAATCATGACTATCTCTTAGCCTGATGGTTAATTCTTTTTCTATATCCATCTTTTACCTTTTTGTTTCTGTAGTTTAGTATAATATTATATATTATAGTTATTATCGGTTTCTTTACGTATAATGTAGGGGGTTTTTGAGGAGTTTATGGAATTTAGAAAGTTGTTTTTGTTTTTGTTTCTTGCTTATGTTCCTGTTATTCTTTTTTCTAGAGATTACAGGGGTCTTGATTTTAAGATAAAGTTTTTCAATCAATCAATCTATCGTATTAATAGTAATATTTCTGTTGAGGTTTCACTTGCTAACTTATCTGATGATTTGATTGCTCTTGAAATGGGGGACATTAATACTTTTGGATTCGATTTCGATGTTACAGATATTACTAATATGAGAGTTAAGAGACCTATTGAATATGTTAAGGATAGATCAAAGAATGTTGCTATTCCTGTTAGAACGCTGACTTTAAGACCTAATGAAAAATTTTCTGTAGTTATGAGCTTAAATCAATTTGTACAATTTGATAAGGATGGAGTTTATTTTATAAAGGGTGTATTCTTCCCAGATATTTCGGATGCGCAAAAACGAATAGAATCTAATGTTGTTACATTATTTTTAAAACCTAGGGTAGATGATGTTGATCAGAAGGTGGATTTTTCCAATATCTCATCCAATCATGAGATACAGGGTGTTTTAAAAAGAGTAAATTTGTCTCCTGATAAGATTGTTGAATATTTGTTTGAGGCATTGCGTCTTGGGAAGAAGGAGAAGTTTTTCTTGTATATTGACATTGAGAGTTTTATTTTAAATGATCAGAATAAAGCATACATCTATGAACAAGAATTAAAGTCAGGTTCTAGTAATATGTTAGAAGAGTATAAAGAGTATTTATGGAGTGGAAATGGTGCTGACATTTCAAGGATTCCTAGTAAATTTTCTATTGTTGAAACGACTTATACAGATACCACGGGGAAGGTGATTGCTGACTTGTATTTTGATGATGGTCATTTTTATATAATCAAACGCTATACCTTTTTCTTCAAGAAGTATGATTTTTATTGGATAATTTATGATTACGCCGTTCAAAATATTGGAGTTAAGGAGAAGTATTAAGCACCTAATTTTTAAGATTAAAGGACTTGGTATTTTTTTGTGGATCATAAGTTCCCTGGGTTTACATGCGAATTTTAAGCATGAGGTGGTTAAAGGGGATACCCTGTATTCTATTTCTCTTAAGTATAGAGTTCCAATAAGAGACCTTAAAAGGGTAAATAGTCTTAGTTCTGATAGTATTAGATTGGGGCTTGTATTAATTATTCCAAAGCTCTCCGATGGGCATGAAATTGTTAAGAAGAACGTTGAAAAGCCTGGTATTAGTAATGATGGTAGTATTGGTTCAAAAATTCATGTTGTAAAAGCTAATGATACTGTTGAGGCAATAGCAAAGCAGTATGGGGTTAAAGAGAAGGAGTTGCTTGCTTGGAATGGTTTAAGTACTAAACCTGTTAAATTTGCCTCTAAGCTAGTTGTAAGTGAGCCTGATTTTTTAAAGCCATATGTAGTTAAGAAAGGTGATTCACTGTCCCAGTTAGCTCTGGATTTTAATATTAGTATCCAAGACATCATAAGATTAAATTCTTTAGAGGATCAAAATTTAATAATCGGGCAGAAATTATATTTAAAGAAGGCCTCTGGTAATATTAATTTTCATTATGTAAAGAGGGGCGAAACTCTTGGTAAGATTGCATATATTTACGGTGTGACCTCAAAGCATCTAGTTAATCTTAATGGAGAGAAGGCAATAAACTTAAAAGCAGATTCCATTTTGGAGGTTTCAAAGACTATTGAAGAGAGTTCGGTAGGCTCTGGGAATGTGAGGCCGGCAATAGAAAAGAGTAGTAAGGATTTTATGTTACATGAGGTATCTGTTGGGGAAACCCTATATAGTATTGCACGTAAATATGGAGTTTTGATTGAAGAACTTAAGAGATGGAATAATTTAAGTGGAAATAATATTTCTTATAAACAAGAACTTAAAATTTACGACAAACAAAAAGAATCTAATGTTGCTAGTAAAGATTTAAGAGATTCTGTGGAACAGATTAGTAACTCTGGAAGTAAAGTTAGAGCTCTTGCAAATGTTCCTTCTACTAAGAATAAAAAGTTGGATTTAAGCTTTTCCAATGTTTTAGATAGGAGGGATTTTTTTGATGTGAGTGCTTTGGTGGTTCTGGATCCTAAAATACCTATATTTGAAGTTAATGGAGATTTTTATTATTGGTATAAACCCAGGAAAATAAGCCAACCAAGTGAATTTTACTCGGAGGATTGGCGCTCGCCTCTTAATGCTTATAAGAAGGCAAGTCAGCTTTTTCAAAGTTTTGAAAGTCTTGTTAAGACCAGACCAGTTAAGAACAATAAGCTTAAAAATAAATTAATAATTATTGACCCTGGCCATGGGGGGCTTGATCCTGGTGCCATTGTTAAGGCAAAAGATGGCCTTGGTAATGAAATTTTTGTTGTTGAAGACGAATATGTTTATGATATTGCCTTAAGGCTTTATGTGTATCTTAAAGAGTATGGAGCTAATGTTGAGCTTACTATTTTAGCTCCCGATCATTTAATTAGAGACAGCGTATCTGCTAATAATACATTTGTTAATGTTAAGAATGAAGTTTATAATGACTATGATTTAAACAAGAATGATACAGTTGATTCTTGGATAAGCGGGACCCAGGAAGGTTTAAAGAAAAGGCTATCCGTTGTTCGTAAATTTGTAAATAAGTATAAAAAGATCGATGAGAAAGATATTCTCTATATTAGCTTACATGCCGATAATAGTGTAGGAGCTCCTCGGAGCATGGGATTTTATTACCAATATGAAGATGGGAAGAGTTCGGATTTGCATTCTAAGGCTGCTATTGAAAAAATCACACAGGGGTTTAAGAGAAGTTTCTATATTAAGGGACAAAATCTTTATGTGCTGAAGAATAATATTGTTAGGACTAAATTTTTGGTTGAAGTTAGAAATTTGGCATTTGATGAAGATGCTTGGGCAATCAGGTTTGCTAAGTTAAGAGACCAAGATTCTAAGATGCTTGCGGATTCTATTTTTAAAATCTTGTCTTAGACTAAATTCGCCATTTTCTGGAAAAAATTGCAATTTAATTGACAAAAAAAAATCAATTTAGGATAATACTTCTAGTGTTTATTCCCCTATAGCTCAGTGGTAGAGCGGGTGGCTGTTAACCACTAGGTCGGAGGTTCAAGTCCTTCTGGGGGAGTTTTGTTTTTTTTGGTGAATTATCTCTTCTATTTCTTCTCGTTTGATTCTAAAATAGTTTATCCTTTCAAGTAGTCTTTTGTTGTTACCATTTCCTAATTGAAAGTGTTGTTGTACCTTCTCTCTTCTTTCCCTAGATTGGCTTCCTGTGAGTCCGAGCTCTATTAAATCACTTAAGGTTAGGCCCTCTTTAGCTCCTCTTGCGTAGAAAGTGGTCACTTTTTTTAAAGCTTTCATTATTTCAAGTCTAGAGGACATCTCAACCTCTTTATTTTCACTTTCAAGAAGAGCATGCTTAATATTGTCCTGATTTGAATACTTTAGCCTTCTGAGTATCTGTTTCCTAATTAAATCTCCTGCCTTATCGCTATCAGTAAAGATAATTATTCCATTTGTTGCTAGTGCTCGCTTTAGTACTTTGATAGTTTCTGTGCTAATGTGAAGTCCACCAGTTTCAATTACAGTACACTCAAATATTTCTTTTAGTCTCCTAGCATCATCTTTACCTTCAACCACAATGATTTCTTTTATTATTTCCAGAATTTAATTCCAATTTTCAAAAAATGATCTGAGCAATTTGATTGCATTTATGTGATCCGATATCGCGATTGTTTCTCTTAAAGAGTGCATTGCCCACATTGGGGTTCCAATGTCTATGGTTTCAATACCTGTTTGAGCGTTTGTAATAGGTCCAATTGTGGTTCCGGCATTAACATTTGCTTTCAATATTATTTCTTGAACTTGAATGTTATTTTTCATGGCCAACGATTTAAGTTTTGCACAGCCATTTGCTGTTGTTGCATATTTAAAATTAGCATTACTTTTAATCGTCACACCTTTCCCTAGGCTTACTTCATACTGTGGGTCGTGTTTATCCGTGTATCCAGGATGCACACCATGCGCAGCGTCCATTGAAATGTGGAATGATTTGTTTAGCTTTATTAAGTGTTCTTCTCTTCCCAAGTTTAAAGCATAATCAATTCTTTCTAATACTTCTGTTAATAGTTGTGAATCAGCTCCTCTTGAAGTTAAAGACCCAATTTCCTCATTGTCGAAAAACACAGCCACTTTGTTTTTATTGTTGTTTGTATGCACGAATGCGTTCATGATGGCGTGACATCCAGATTTGTTATCAAGATTTTTTGATGACAAAAATTCACCTTCACTACCAATGATTTTAGAGGCTTCAGACGCTGTAAAGAGTAGATCACAAGATAGGAAATCTTTCTCCGATATGTTGAGTTTCTCCAGAATTATTTCCTTAATGCTTTTCTGGATGCTAGTAATAACTATAATATTTTCATGGGTATCATACGCAAATCCTTCATTAATCCTGCGGTTTAGGTGAATTGCAACATTTGGTATAATGCCAATGTTTTCGATCGTTATTAGTTCTGAATTAACCATCCCATCTTTATTGAAATACACAACTCCTGCTAGGGTTAAATCTCTGTCAGTCCAAGTTGAAATGATTGGTCCCCCATAAACCTCAATGTGATTTGAAAATACATTCCCTTTATTCTTTATAGACTCTATTTTAAGTTTTAACCCAGGGCTGTCAGAGTGTGCCCCTGCTATTAAAAACGGTTCTTGTATTTTATCGGTATTAATGTTAAATGCAATAAGAGATGTGCCTTCTTTTTTAATGTAGTAACATCCTGTTTTTAAGATCCACTTATCATCAAGTCTTAATTCACTAGCATTAAGGTAATGTACTAATTTTTGTTCAATGTAATTTACTAGATGATATGGGGTTATGCTTGTATCTAATAAATTTCGAAAATATGAAATATCTAAGGTTTGATCATCCATCCGTTGTGTCCTCCTACTGTTTTGGTTTTATTGTCTTTATAGTTTATATATTATTATAATGGTTGGTATGTATATAAAGGAGATTAAATGAAAAATTTTAGTAAATTGTTGCTCATGTCTTTAATTTTTATTTCTTGTACTGCAAATACAACGGTCGATTTAAGAGATAATATGAGTGGAACAGTTTCAGTAGTATTTAATGTTAAGCCGGAGTTTGAAAGAATAAGAAGAGAACTTGTGGCTACCCTTGGGGGCGAGAAAGTAGCTAGAATGCCTCTTTTCCCTGTCGATGAGATAAGAAAGTATTTTAAAGATTTGGGAGAGGATTCGGGTCTAAAGCTTTCAGAGATCAAAGAGAAAGGAGATTCTCTTGAACTTGTTGTTGAGTTTGATAATTTAGGTAAAGTCCTTAAAGATTATTTAGAAAAAGAAACAATGCCACTATTGAAGGTGGAGAACAAAAATGGCAGAAATATTATTGATATTGACATTAATATAAAAAATGTCACAAAAATTATCAACGATAATAAAGAATCAATAAATGATGCTCTTGCAGCACTTCTTCCATCAGAGGAAGTGCCAATGACTGAAAAAGAATACAGAGATGTTTTAGTTTACTTTTTATCAGATTTTACTAGCAAGGCGGGTGAGCTTATAGATAGCTCTAACATTAAACTTAAGATAAAGACTTCAAGAAAGATTAAAGAACAATTCGGATTTAAGCAGACTAGTTTAAATAATCTAGAGTTTAAATTGGACATGATTAAGGGCTTGAGTCTAGAGAAACCAATAAGATTGAGACTAGTTTATTAAACTCCCTTATTATGAAAGGAGGATGGAATCAACCCTCATCTCTTTTCATAAATCCCAGTGATAGCGCTGTTACTACACTTCCTATCAGGATGGATATTATCCACATTAGGGGGTTAGTAGCTATTGGGAGGATGAAAATTCCCCCATGTGGGGCCATGAGTTTTACTTCAAATAGTGCAGATAGAAAGCCGCCTATGGATGAGCCCAGTATGCAGGCAGGTATAACCTTTAAGGGGTCTGCTGCTGCTAATGGGATTACTCCTTCTGTAATAAAACATGCGCCTAGAAAATAGCAAACTTTACCAGTTTCTTTCTCTTCTTTTGAGAACTTGCTGCTGAAAATACTGGTTGCAAGTGCTACTCCAAGAGGGGGGATCATTCCGCCTGCCATTATGCTTGCGTGAGGAATATAATTGTGGGCGGTTATCATTGCAATCCCGAATGCATACGCCGCTTTGTTCACGGGCCCTCCCATATCTACTGCCATCATACCACCTAACAAAGCACCAAGTATTGCCATATTCATACCACTAAGTGTGTTTAGCATATTTGTTATTGATATATTAATAAATGCAATAGGCGCTAGTAAGATATATACCAAAAAACTTGATACTAGTACTGAGAAGAAAGGATAGATTAAAACAGGGTTTATTCCACTTAAAGTTTGAGGTACGATTTTGCGGCTTATTGACTTTACCCCCAGAGTTACATAACCTGCAATAAATCCTGCCAGTATTCCACCAAGGAAACCAGCATCTCCCTTACTCATCATGAGTCCTGTAACCATACCAGGAGCAAGCCCAGGACGCTCTGCTATGCTGAATGAAATGTAGCCGGCAAGTATTGGAATCATTAAGAAAAAGGCATTATTGCCGCCAATTTGCATTAAAATGTCTGCTATCTTATGATAGCTTGGATCACTAGGATCAAATGCTTTAATCCCGAACATGAATGATATTGCAATTATTATACCCCCTGAGACTACAAAGGGAAGCATAAATGAGACACCATTCATTAAATGCTTATACGATCCGTTTGCTTTCATGTTGTGCTCGTTTTTTACTTGCACAAGTTTACTTTCATAAATTTGTGCTTTGTTTTCAAGAATATTTTCAATAAGTTCTTTTGCTTTGTGTATGCCATCTTTCACGCTAACTTCAATTAGTGGTTTGCCATTAAACCTTTCCTTCTGGACAGTTTTTCCAGAAGCAATTATTATGCCCTTTGCTCTTATTATTTCTTCTTCTGTTATTGGATTATCAATCCCACTAGAGCCATTAGTTTCTACTTTTATCTCTACATTTAGTTCAGCAGCGGCACGTCTGAGACTATCAGCTGCCATGTATGTATGAGCAATTCCCACAGGACAAGCCGTTACGGCTAGGATAAAATTCGCAGAGCTAGAGTTATTGGTTGTCTCATTTGTGCTACTACCTAAAAGGATGTTTAAAAACCTATCTTTATCGTCTGTATTCATAATTTCTTCTCTTAAAGCATTATTGTTGAATACGTTATTAAGTGAAGATATTACCTTAATATGAGTATTCCCAGTAATCTCTTCAGGGACAGCCATCATGAAGAATAATTTTGAGAGTTTTGAATCAGAAGCATCAAAATCAAATCCATCGCCTGTAACTCGCAATATGGCGATTCCGTGTTTCTTAACGAAGCTGCCCTTTGCATGTGGCATTGCAATGTGCTCTTCAAGGCCCGTTCCATTTGTTTCTTCTCGTTTTCTTATGTTGTCTATGAAGGTCTTCTTATCCCGCAGGTATCCGTTTTCAAAAAGCATAGATGCCATTTTTTCAATGACATCGTCTTTGCTTTTAGCTTCATAATTCAACAATATTAAGTTTTCAGAGAATAAATGCTTCATAGAAGACTCCTTTACCATAGATGGTATATAATACGTGGTTATAAACTATATAATGATTTAACGATTTTATCTAGTTGCAAGGAGGCTGGTTTGATATATACTCTAACTCTCAATCCTGCTGTTGATTATAAAATAGTTGTGGATGGTTTTCGTGAGGGATGTCTTAATCGCTCTCTTATGAGCAACTTTTTTGCAGGCGGGAAAGGGATAAATGTAAGTAGCGTGCTTAAAAATTTTGGCACAGAAAGCATAGCTTTTGGGTTTGTGGGTGGATTTACTGGTGATTATATAGAGCATTCTCTTGATTTGCTAGGAATAAAGCATGACTTCGTAAGGATAAGAGAGCACACTAGGGTAAATATTAAAATGATGTCTAATAAAGAAGAGACAGAGATTAACGGAAATTCACCTGTAATACTTAAGGATGATTTAAAGCTTTTGATTTCAAAATTGGAACAATTAGATGATGGTATACTGATAATGTCTGGTAGCATTCCAAGATCGATTGGACATAGTGCATATAACGAGATAGGTAAGCACATTTCTGACAAGGTTAGATTGATTGTTGACACCAGTGGGATGGCTTTACAGGAAGCTATAGGACTTAAACCTTTTTTAATAAAGCCGAATATTAGGGAACTTGAGGAGATTTTAGGTATTAAGTTAACTTCTGTTGAAGATATAATCAAGGCTGGGCATAAATTAATAAATGAGGGTATCCAAAATATTATAGTTTCAATGGGATTAGAAGGAGCTGTTTTTGTAGGAGCACAAGACGCTTATTTAGCTATTGTTCCAAGAGCTGATTCCCCCAGTACGATTGGGGCAGGGGATTCTGTTGTAGCCGGATTTGTATATGCTCACCACAACGGGAAATCCTTTTGTGATTCTTTCAAGTTCGGAGTCGCATCAGGTACCGCAACAGCACTAAAGGGACAGCTTTGTAGTCTTGATGATGTTAAAGACGCTTTAAGCAAAATCAGAATCAAGCAGATCTTTCCAAAACTCCCCAAAAACAAAGGAGAACAACAAACCACACGAAGAAAAAAGTGAATGAAGTCCCAAAACATCGGGAGCGACGGGTCTCGAACCCGCGACCTCCTGCGTGACAGGCAGGCGTTCTAACCAACTGAACTACACCCCCAAACACAATACCCTAAAAGTATATTGTTTTTATTTTTCTTTGTCAATTTATTTTAATGTATGTATGTATTCCCATATTTTTGAATCTCTGTCTACTGTTTTTCGGCTAACATTTTTAATGATATCTTGGCTTGATATTATTTTTATGCTTTTCCTAGCTCTAGTTACTGCGGTATAGAGTAGTTCTTTTGTTAAGAAGGGATGATCTTCTATTATGATTACTACACTTTCATATTCAGAACCTTGGCTTTTATGTATTGTTGTAGCAAAGCTAAGTTCATATTTATTTAGTAAGTTAAAATTTATTTTTTTATATTTTTCATTATCTCTTTTAAACAAAGCGTAAATTTTAGAATTTTCTTTAAAGAGAATTCCTCTTTCTCCATTAAATAAATCATTTTTATAGTCATTTTGAGTAATAAGAATTATTTGTCCAACTAAATTACCATGAATTTTTTTTAAATGAGTTTTTATGCTTTCATTTATTCTTTTTGTTCCAAATTTCCCAAGATTTCTTGAGCATAAAATAGTTTTGTTGATTAAAATGTTAAGAATTGATTCTATTTTTTCATCTGTTAATAATTTAAGATTAAAGCCGGATATATTTTCATATAGGGTTGTTGTGTAATTGAGTAATTCATTTTCTATGCTTATTTTGTTTATATCCTTTAAAAGCATGCTGTTACCATTATTAATTTGGGTAAAGATTAAATCTTCGTTTTCTTTATATATTGCTTCTGCTAGCAAGTTAATCTCTTGGTTGCTTCTGAAATTTTTTTTAAGTATTTCTACATTTTCATTGTTTATGTCTTTTATTTTAACAAGACTTGCATACACGTTGCCCCCAGATATTGATGGAAGCTGATTTTTATCCCCTGTTATTATAAGTTTTGTGTTTATATGGACTGCCTTGAGTAACTTTAAGAAAGTGCTTGCATCTACCATAGATGTTTCATCAACTATGATTATGTCAAAATCTAAAGGATTTTTTTCATTGTATTTGTAATCTTTATTGATAAATGAAATTTTTAATAATTTGTGTACCGTACCATATTCTGTTTCAAGATTTTTAAATGTTTCTTTTAAGCTCGATTTCAGCTTTTGACTTGCTTTTCCAGTTGATGCTATGAGTGCTACTTTTTGCTTGGTGTCTAAACCAATATCAATTGCTTTTAGAATGTAACCGATGGTTGTTGTTTTTCCTGTACCAGGACCTCCGCTTAGAATAAAAAAGTTACTTTTTAAAGATTTTCCAATTGAGCTTACTTGCTCTTTGTTTAAGCCTTTAGTATTTAAATTCGTCATGATATTTTGTACTGTCTGTTTGCTAATTTTACTCTTGCTGTTTTTGATTCTTTCGTCTATCTTTTTAATTAATTCTTCTTCTTCCCTGAAATTTTTTTGAGTGTAAATATTAGTATTGCTTTCTAGTATTAAAGGAGTTGTTATTTTTTCATTTAAATTAAGATCTTTTATTATATTGCGTTGCTTTAAACATAATACTATTTCGTTGATTTTGGTTATTCTTGTAAATTGTTTAAGTCCTTCCAGTATTTGTATTGATTTTCTATAAAATTTATCTTCCTCTTCAAGTTCAAGGTAAGCATTCTCTATTGTTTTTGCAATATTGTCTATTAGTAAGCTGATATTAGCTCTTAAATGTCCTTTAGAAAGATAATTGAATAAGAATATTAAAAATATAGTAAGCTCTTCATACATTCCGTCTTTGATGTTACCTATCAGTAGATGTGATTTGTAATAATTTTCTATATTTATATTTAGTATTTCAATTAGTTCACAGATTTTAAGTTCGGGATTTAAGTAATTTCTCTTATTATCTTTTAAGAATTCTCTTAAGACTAGATAATTTCTCATATTTTCCTTTCAATTATTTAAGTTATAACTATCTGCTCCAAGTCTAATTCTTTAAAGTTTGGTAGGGCTGTATAGATTCCATTCTGAGAGTCAGACTGACTTTCTGTTCCCTTCCCAAATGCCCTTGTAAAGAGGTATAGTATCCCTCCGAAGTTTTTATCGTACTCATCCATGTTCTTAAATAGTATTTTTCTTAGCCCCAGTGCATAAATTTTGTATTGTAAATCATAACGTTCTTGTTTCATTACTTCCTTTAAGTTTGCCAGATGATAGTCCCGTATGTTTTGTCCAAGATAATTTGTTTTATAGTCTAGAATGTATACCTTATTATTAATTTTAAAGGTAAGGTCGATTATGCCTTTGATGTATCCGCCTTTCAAATCTAAATTAAGATTTTTGTAATTCAAAAATAGGTTCCTCTCTTCATTAGGTTTGCTATCTATTTTAACTAAAAATTCCATTTCCTTTTGTAATTCCTGAAGATCGCATAACCTTGCGTCAATAAATTTAATTTTTGTGTTCAACATATTGTAAACCATTTGTAAAAGTGCTTCTTGTATTTCAGATGTGTTTAGATTTGAATTGAAATATCTTATCTTTTTTTGTACGAGATTTAGGCTCATTTCTTGAAAAGTTTCAAAAGTGCCTTTTGCAACGCTAAAATCTATGTCTTCCATAATAGCATGCAAAATATTTCCAATATCTTTACCCCTTGGAAGTGTTTCTTTGATAAAATCATCATTAGCATAATCTGCGTCATCTCTTGCGTCTCTATTTGTGTAATATATTGATTTATGAATTGCTGCAAGGCTTGTATAGCTGTGTGTATGTTCTTTTTTAAATAAACTCTTATTTATTGGGGGCGGCGGAATTAATGCTACATTTGTGTTACAGTCCGTATCTAGTTTATTGAATTGATGAGTTTGTAATAAATTGTGTACATTAAAGTCTAGGTTTATACCGGCAATTGTTTTTGTTTCTGCTAGAGCTAGCATTATTTGCGTTATTTTTCCTTTATTGATAATAAATAGTGCAAATCGAGCCCTTGTTGCTCCTACGTAGAAAAGGTTTTTTTCTTCGTTTAAGAATTTAAGTGTAGCAAATTCTTGGTTTTCTTTTAATTTTAAAAAATCATATTCTATTTTGTCTTCAGAACAAAATTTATAGAATGGTTCGGATGGCTTGAGTAAGGTTTTATTTTTATTGTCTTGAGGGTCGCCTATTAGAAATACAATGTTAAGGCTTAGTCCTTTT
The sequence above is drawn from the Borrelia sp. RT5S genome and encodes:
- the rnmV gene encoding ribonuclease M5; this translates as MVEGKDDARRLKEIFECTVIETGGLHISTETIKVLKRALATNGIIIFTDSDKAGDLIRKQILRRLKYSNQDNIKHALLESENKEVEMSSRLEIMKALKKVTTFYARGAKEGLTLSDLIELGLTGSQSRERREKVQQHFQLGNGNNKRLLERINYFRIKREEIEEIIHQKKQNSPRRT
- the mfd gene encoding transcription-repair coupling factor, which gives rise to MDIEKELTIRLRDSHDLEKVKQLCERKTPFTLVGCEGFFKAFLINKIKEYSKNKSVILVVKDENTSEEIKSDLLQITDQIYELNYFSSLAYKGISSKSKVFSERVKFLINFYANNPGIYLVVIKSLLGKIPNKENLLKNIYKIQKEETVNVKELEKKLIKLGYEQTTRVTLPGEFTIKGEVVDIYSFIKKEPVRISFNLDKIEEIKTFNPLTQLKEGNELYEFEIIPKKEIIWNDSNINKLAQRVKEDEYKELFKDIKTRRSAKVEELFYSLIGDTHLSREINKDTPIINFELANFQEEIKKIYKEHEKLHRQAIETGSQIIAPKEIFISSKDLKLETNIFFSKPEDIQTEEFIEFQIETNINFFSNITLAKNEMTDWIKDGFRVIIAAESSSQREKLKYLFKDLPKIKIEVLKISSSLIINKEKIAIILESDIFNRKQKINKNFESSKTKIIDSFVEVEKNSYVVHINHGIGIFRQVRRIKTSLLEKDYIEIEYADNEKLFIPIEQTHLIQKYIGNNIQNIKLDSISSKTWEKKKAYAKKRIEDIADKLVALYSERESIKGFKYPEDDEWQLLFESEFPYDETPDQLTAIEEIKEDMMSFKVMDRLLCGDVGFGKTELAMRAAFKAVMGKKQVAILAPTTILAEQHFNTFKLRFKNFPIKIAMMSRFIKKSTEREIIKNLSMGEIDIIIGTHKILSKNLIYQDLGLIIIDEEQRFGVREKENLKEIKVSVDCLALSATPIPRSLHMSLIKLRDISVLKIPPENRIKIETYVEEFNEALIKHAIEHELSRDGQVFFVHHNIEELDSIKVILEKIIPYARIAIIHAKLAGDQIENIMYDFINKSYQILLATTIIENGIDIENANTIIINNANRFGLSQLYQLKGRVGRSSQKAFAYLLYKEGSSLNESAIERLRSISEFSELGAGFKIAMKDMEIRGVGNLLGKEQHGEIESVGLDCYLGMLNKAIEHRMGRGSQENEIAVEINYNGFIPDSYTDNEQDKMLIYKKISGIQSEEENKKIRAEIYDQFGSIPKEINVLLTLAEMKILAKKLNILGLREKNELLEIEYLNTELIPVKKIMEIIKVNPNTLKINPEYKTSIFLNLNGTKEADKINYIYKNLNLLL
- a CDS encoding LysM peptidoglycan-binding domain-containing protein — translated: MITPFKILELRRSIKHLIFKIKGLGIFLWIISSLGLHANFKHEVVKGDTLYSISLKYRVPIRDLKRVNSLSSDSIRLGLVLIIPKLSDGHEIVKKNVEKPGISNDGSIGSKIHVVKANDTVEAIAKQYGVKEKELLAWNGLSTKPVKFASKLVVSEPDFLKPYVVKKGDSLSQLALDFNISIQDIIRLNSLEDQNLIIGQKLYLKKASGNINFHYVKRGETLGKIAYIYGVTSKHLVNLNGEKAINLKADSILEVSKTIEESSVGSGNVRPAIEKSSKDFMLHEVSVGETLYSIARKYGVLIEELKRWNNLSGNNISYKQELKIYDKQKESNVASKDLRDSVEQISNSGSKVRALANVPSTKNKKLDLSFSNVLDRRDFFDVSALVVLDPKIPIFEVNGDFYYWYKPRKISQPSEFYSEDWRSPLNAYKKASQLFQSFESLVKTRPVKNNKLKNKLIIIDPGHGGLDPGAIVKAKDGLGNEIFVVEDEYVYDIALRLYVYLKEYGANVELTILAPDHLIRDSVSANNTFVNVKNEVYNDYDLNKNDTVDSWISGTQEGLKKRLSVVRKFVNKYKKIDEKDILYISLHADNSVGAPRSMGFYYQYEDGKSSDLHSKAAIEKITQGFKRSFYIKGQNLYVLKNNIVRTKFLVEVRNLAFDEDAWAIRFAKLRDQDSKMLADSIFKILS